A stretch of DNA from Silvanigrella paludirubra:
ATCGAATTAAACTAGCTTCTACTTCATTAAAAGTAATAGAGTTCGTTGTTACATTAGCTTGAATATCATAAATGCGATCAACCCAACCAATAATTTCTGCATTAGGAATTTTACTTTGAACATAAGCTTTTGCAACAGCAGCTGCTGCGACACGCCCAATTGTTTCACGAGCGCTTGCTCTCCCCCCTCCACTTGAAGGGCTTGTCCCATATTTTTTGAATGTAGTATAATCGGCATGACCTGGTCGAAATATTTGATTGATATCTTGATAGTCATTTGCTTTTTTATCTTGATTACGAACTATAATAGCTATAGGCGTTCCTAAAGTAACAGAATTTTCAACACCCGATAATATTTCACAGGTATCAAGCTCTCCTCTTGGTGTTGTAAATTCATTCTGACCTGGTCTTCTTCTATTTAAAAAAGATTGAATTGCACTTTCTTCTATTTTAATTCCAGAAGGACATCCATCAATGATACAACCAAGACCAACTCCATGTGATTCACCAAATGTAGAAACTCGAAAAAGCGTACCTAAATTACTCGACATAATAATTATTCTTCCTTAATAATATCAATTTGAAAACCAAGTTCTTGAACTTGATTAAAAAATTGAGGTGCTGTTTTTTCAACACACTTTGGATTTTGAATGCTCACTTGATTTAATTTAGATGAAATTAAAAACCCTGTCATAGCAAAACGATGATCTTCCCATGTTTCAAATTCACCTTTTATCTCATTTAAATTTTTTTCAATTGGATAAATTTTAAAGCCATCGGGCAATTCATCAATTTTAAGCCCCAACGATAAAATATTTTTAACGAAACAGGATATACGATCACTTTCATGATGACGTATATGGGAAACACCAGTAATAAGAATAGGGCCATCAGCAAAAAGTCCAATTGCACCCATAGTTAAAGCTTGGTCGCTATAAAGAGAAAAATCAAACGTAAAATTTCCTTTTGGCTTTGAAAAATTTTCTTTTTTGGAAACAAAAACTTCATTTTCAGATATTTTAATATTAGCACCCATTTGAATAAGAAGCTCAATAAATTTAAAATCAGGTTGTAAAGTTGATGAACCTAAATTTAATATTTTTAAATTTAAATTATGCAAAAAGGCTAAAGAAATAAAATAACAACATGTGGAAGCGTCAGCTTCAATGGTATAATTTTCAGCACCTAATTTTGAGATCGTTTGTATTTCAAAGTGATTTAGTTCTTTATCACAATTAACAATACCTCCAAACTTTTTTATGGATTGAATTGTCATACGAACATAATCGGGTTGCACTAAGTTCTCGATGCGATTTATTTTAATTTTTTTCTGAGCTCCCGCAGCGCATAATAATAGTCCACTTAAAAATTGGCCTGAAACTTTCCCGCTAATATTACATTCGCCTTCAAGATGAGAAGACTCTATTTGAAAAGGCATTTGATCAGAAGAAATATTAGCATTTAATTCTTTTAGGGCTTTCACTAGTGGAGATAAAGGACGCCTCATTAATTGAGGTTCACCGCTAATATCAACTTTTAATTTGTTACTATTTGGAAATGTATTTTGCCAATTCAAAATGACAGCAGGAAAAAAACGGGCTAAAGTACCTGCTTTACCAAAAAAAAGAGTTGCCGTATTTAATTTTATATCAATTTGAGGAATTATTGTTACTTTTTTTGATTTATAATCAATTTGAATTAAATAACCAAGCTTTTTAAGAGCATCAAGACCCCAATAAGAATCTTCTGAAAATAAAAAACCATATAATGTAACAGGTTCAGAACACATTCCTGCTAATACAACAGCTCTATTTGTAAAACTTTTAGAACCAGGAATCCAAATTTCTTTTAAATTATTATCTAATAGATTTGAATTTATTTTTATCTTTTTAACATTATCTTGATTATTTAATTCGAATAAAAAATTTTTTAGTTCCATAGTATTTTCGCAATTTAGATATTTATAAATTTATATAAAAAGAAGAAATTTCAAGCTTTTCAGAAGAAATGAGCTTCTAATATGAAATTATGCCGTAACTAATATATATTGCAATCGCTTGTTACAAAAAAGTCACAAATTATTTGAAAGTCCAAAAAAAACAGTGTATTAAGTCATTAGGTTTTTGTTACCAAAATTGAATAAACTTTTAGATATAGAATAGATAATTAGAGGAGCTTATTATGTCTATTTTAAAAAAATTAATGATTTATATTACTTTTTATTTCACAATTTTTTCATTTAATTGTCATGCTATGAATAATGACCCTATTATACTTGTCCATGGCTTCACAGGCTGGGGTAGAGATGAAATGCTTGGGTTCCTTTATTGGGGTGGATCGCATGATTTACAAGAAGAGCTCAAATCCATTGGCAATCGCGTATATACAGCATCCGTTGGTCCCTTAAGTTCAAACTACGACAGAGCCGTCGAATTATTTGCACAAATTAAAGGAACATGTACGGATTATGGGGAGCTTCATTCCAAAAAATATGGACATGCCCGTTTTGGAAGGTGCTATACAAAACCTTTATATTCACAATGGAATGAAAATAATAAAATTCACCTTATAGGTCACAGCCAAGGAGGGCAGACCATCAGAACTCTGTTAACTTTATTAAAAGAGGGTTCTCCTGAAGAAGTTGTTAACAATAAAAATGATGTTAATGAATTATTTAGAGGGAAAAAAGATTGGGTTACCAGCATCACAACTGTTGCTTCTCCAAATAACGGAACAACATTAACAAATATTTTAGATGCCTTTATACCAACAATTCAATCTATTTTTTCTTACTTTGGAGCTATTGCTGGACTTGGAAAAGGTTTTTTGTATGACTTAAAAGTTGAGCATTGGGGCCTAGTTAAAAACAAAAATGAAACGATATCTGAATATGCGAATCGTGTCTTAAATTCTAAAATATTTGATACAAAAGATATAAGTAAATGGGATTTAAGCCCAGAAGGGGCAAGAGATAATAATGCAAAAGAAAAAACATATTCAGGCGTTTATTACTTTACATTTTCAACTCAGTCAACATTTATGACAAATCCATTTAACCAATGTAAATTTTCTTTTTTAAATTTACTTGATTTTCCATCTGGAGCAATAGGTTGCTATACTCAAAATGATCCAAATAAAGTAATAATAGATTCCAAATGGCTTGCTAACGATGGCATTGTAAATACCTATAGTATGCAAGCTCCATTCAACTCTAAAAGTATTTCTTTTAATGGAACTCCACAAATTGGAATTTGGAATGATATGGGCGTTAAAACAGGATGGAATCATATTGACATCATAGCTGCAATGCCAAATTTATTTATTCCATATACAAATGTTAAAAAA
This window harbors:
- a CDS encoding esterase/lipase family protein, which produces MSILKKLMIYITFYFTIFSFNCHAMNNDPIILVHGFTGWGRDEMLGFLYWGGSHDLQEELKSIGNRVYTASVGPLSSNYDRAVELFAQIKGTCTDYGELHSKKYGHARFGRCYTKPLYSQWNENNKIHLIGHSQGGQTIRTLLTLLKEGSPEEVVNNKNDVNELFRGKKDWVTSITTVASPNNGTTLTNILDAFIPTIQSIFSYFGAIAGLGKGFLYDLKVEHWGLVKNKNETISEYANRVLNSKIFDTKDISKWDLSPEGARDNNAKEKTYSGVYYFTFSTQSTFMTNPFNQCKFSFLNLLDFPSGAIGCYTQNDPNKVIIDSKWLANDGIVNTYSMQAPFNSKSISFNGTPQIGIWNDMGVKTGWNHIDIIAAMPNLFIPYTNVKKLYENHLELIHQL
- the aroA gene encoding 3-phosphoshikimate 1-carboxyvinyltransferase; protein product: MELKNFLFELNNQDNVKKIKINSNLLDNNLKEIWIPGSKSFTNRAVVLAGMCSEPVTLYGFLFSEDSYWGLDALKKLGYLIQIDYKSKKVTIIPQIDIKLNTATLFFGKAGTLARFFPAVILNWQNTFPNSNKLKVDISGEPQLMRRPLSPLVKALKELNANISSDQMPFQIESSHLEGECNISGKVSGQFLSGLLLCAAGAQKKIKINRIENLVQPDYVRMTIQSIKKFGGIVNCDKELNHFEIQTISKLGAENYTIEADASTCCYFISLAFLHNLNLKILNLGSSTLQPDFKFIELLIQMGANIKISENEVFVSKKENFSKPKGNFTFDFSLYSDQALTMGAIGLFADGPILITGVSHIRHHESDRISCFVKNILSLGLKIDELPDGFKIYPIEKNLNEIKGEFETWEDHRFAMTGFLISSKLNQVSIQNPKCVEKTAPQFFNQVQELGFQIDIIKEE